GAACAGTCCTGGTTTACCAGGCGGTGACCCAGAGGTGACCGATCAGCGGTTCTGACCACAGGATCAGTCATCTCTGTAAGGAAAGGTCTGTCCTCTCCCACAGCTTCTAATCTCTCTAATCCAAGGAGGTCATGGCCACACTGGGAGGCATTCCAGAGGAAACCACCCCCATTAAACCAGCCCCACACAACGTGTGAGCGCTGTTTGCATCACCGGGTGACGGTGCTGACCTCTGGTCGGGGTGTAGAGCAAGGTTGACCCACCGCACCGCTCTAGTTTGGAGGTTGCACACAGGAATGGTTTTAAACCCTAGAAAATCCATTTTAATCAAATGTAAAAGAAACACCTTCTAATCCCActttctgctgctgatgatgataaatTATAAACAAACCCACGAGGGAGTTTCAGAGTCTCCATCCAGTGTTTCTGGAGCTTCGAGTCTGAGAAACGTACTCCAAAACTAGTCAAACCACCGGTGCAGGTGTGTGGAGGCCTCTCATGTCAGGCCATCGAATGTGAGACGAAGCGGAGAGGAGATGGCAACCAAATCAAGACACGATTTTGAGATTATTTTTCACAGATTGCATCGAAATACAAAGCATCTAAATGAAGTAAACACAGTGTTACTCCCCTCGAGTCTTAATAAAGCTCAACTTGTTCTTTGGTTTTACTGACATTTATTTCGGACAGGAGGATTCTGTCATGTCTCGtggaatgtgtttaacccaagacatgcagtaaTCTGACTCGACGAGCAGGTAGgaagaaattaaagtctttatttatataactggaacaaaaggtgcacagggaagtcctgtggagaAGGTGAGCAGTAGCTCGAGTCCATAAACGTTCGGGGAGAACGAGGTGAGGAAGCCGAGGTGAGCTCAAGTCAGTCCAGGGGTGATGAGGAAACAGGTTAGACAGCGGAAGGAATCCAACCAGGcacagcggaggaggatgggacgtggtgagAATGTCCAGTCAGTAAAACAGCGAGTTGAGGCAGGTTGAATGAGATTCTGGAGAGAACAAACAACATCCAGGTTTCAGGGTAATCCAAAGAGTAATCAGAGCGGTCCAAGTTCAATAATCCAAAATATCCTATATTCCAGTAACGAGTTCACAAAACAAGGGCGAGTGGCTGGTACTAACTCTacaggagcaatcatccggcgtaatgAGGTgtcaccatcctccttttatacccgcgtccctgattggagaTGTTCTGCAGCTGCGGCCCCCCTCCGCTGTCACCTGTGGAAAATCAGTCAGAGTGAGATGGGGGTGctgtcactcacctcggctcaggaacatcaCAGATTCTTCGACATGTCTTAACATGTAATGATGTCCAACCACAGCCGATACACTGCCGTCGGAACTAAAAAGAAATACAAACTTAAATGAACATTCTTAATAAAGCCCTTAAGCATTATATGATGAACATGTCAACAAATCGATCAATAAAATATACGTTACACTTCACACTGCGGTAACTGCACTAGAATATCACGCAAATTTACATAATTTACATATATAACgataataaacaaaagaaaacgtTTACCTCATTGGCCTCACTCAAAGGGAAAAACTTTAATCCTTACGCCGTGAGGTAGTCCATAAAAAAGCACTCTTTTATTTAACTTACTGCAGACGTGCAACCTCGTGGCTCGTCTCTTCATTGCTTGCTGAGTGTGCCAAGAAAAATGCCCCCTTAGCAACAACGGACGGAACTATAGAAAAGGTTCCCATCTAATTGCACAGTtaacacaaatacacatttaaacatataaatgtaataaacagAACATTAATTACTATTGAAATATTATTTCTCAATCTTTCAACTACTAATTGTTTCAACATTAAATCCAATAAAATGAACTTAAATGCGAGAGTTGCCTTTGACGGCAGCTACACACACAGATCAGTAACGCACTCGTCTCAAACATTCTGTGACGGTTTGTAAACGTGTTAAACGAGGTTCTTTTAGCttcagacatgaaggtgtttcgagttacctatacatgtttcgaccgtcgtctgcg
This genomic window from Nothobranchius furzeri strain GRZ-AD chromosome 9, NfurGRZ-RIMD1, whole genome shotgun sequence contains:
- the LOC139071852 gene encoding uncharacterized protein, whose product is METRTCQEGLVKRSSNSGSEPQHVSGPVEENPPANISSDGSVSAVVGHHYMLRHVEESVMFLSRESHSTCLNSLFY